The nucleotide window CGCGGTGCTCAACACGTTCGGCGACCACCTGTCCACCCGCGCCCTGCGCCGGCTGCACCTGCTCGGCGTCGAGGTCGAGCTGGAGACCCGGGTCGTCGGCGTCGACGCGACCGGCATCGAGGTGGAGACCAAGCGCGGCCGACGGCGCATCGAGTCGATGACCAAGATGTGGGCCGCCGGCGTGGCCGCACCCCCACTGGCCACCCGCCTCGCCGAGGCGACCGGCGCCGCCACGGACCGGGCCGGCCGCCTGCGGGTGAACCCGGACTGCTCGCTGCCCGGACACCCGGAGATCTACGCGGTCGGCGACATGATGTCGCTCGACGCCCTGCCCGGCGTCGCGCAGGTCGCGATCCAGAGCGGCCGCTACGTCGCCGGCCAGATCAAGCGCCGCCTGGACGGCCGCGAACCCGGCCCGCCGTTCAAATACTTCGACAAGGGCAGCATGGCGACGATCTCCCGCTTCTCGGCGGTGGCGAGCGTCGGCCGGGTACGGGTGTCGGGCTTCCTCGGCTGGCTGATGTGGCTCGCCGTGCACCTGCTGTACCTGGTCGGCTTCAAGAACCGGGTGACGGCGGTGCTGCACTGGGCGGTCAGCTTCCTGGGCCGGGGCCGCTCGGAGCGCGTCTCGACGTTCCAGCAGGCCTACGCCCGCACCGCCGTCCGCGAATACGGCAACCCCTTCGACCGCTACACCACGAATCGGTCCTCCGACCCGTCCTGACCCCCGGGTTGCAGGCGTGGTGCCGTCCGGTTGCTCTTGTGTTCGGGTACCGAAATTCGGGCTAACCGCCCGCGACCCGGTGCCGAAGGTGTCTGTGTACGGGCAGTACACAGACATCAAACGGGGGATGGTCGAATGCGGGTTCGGGTAGGCGCGGCATCGGTGCTGATGGCGGCGACGGCGACCGGGATGGTGAGCCTCGCGGCGCCGGCCTCGGCGGCGGGCAAGGACGACGCCCTGACGCTGATGGTACCGACCCTTGCCACGATGCTTCCCGGCCAGCAGGGCTGGGTCAGCACCATGTGGCAGGCCGACCAGGACGTCTGCGACGTCCACGTGACCCTCACCGGCAAGGGCCCGACGGTCGGCTACCCGGCCAGCACCGGTGACCACTCGTCGTTCTACACCGCCGACACGCTCGCCGCGGGCAACCTCGACTACACCGCGTTCCGCGTCA belongs to Amorphoplanes digitatis and includes:
- a CDS encoding NAD(P)/FAD-dependent oxidoreductase, giving the protein MVVVGAGFGGLFATKSLRKAPVDVTLINSTAYHLFQPLLYQVATGILSEGEIAPPIREILRRQGNVDVRLGTVTGIDATARTVTVEAPGIDYTVGYDTLIVAAGASQSYFGNDGYADHAPGMKSIDDALELRARIFGAFELADLQPDPADAERWLTFVVVGAGPTGVEMAGQIAELAHRNLPGQYRHIDPRRARVILVDALDAVLNTFGDHLSTRALRRLHLLGVEVELETRVVGVDATGIEVETKRGRRRIESMTKMWAAGVAAPPLATRLAEATGAATDRAGRLRVNPDCSLPGHPEIYAVGDMMSLDALPGVAQVAIQSGRYVAGQIKRRLDGREPGPPFKYFDKGSMATISRFSAVASVGRVRVSGFLGWLMWLAVHLLYLVGFKNRVTAVLHWAVSFLGRGRSERVSTFQQAYARTAVREYGNPFDRYTTNRSSDPS